One window of Novipirellula aureliae genomic DNA carries:
- a CDS encoding type IV pilus modification PilV family protein: MSNPIIQQRSKHQPQGFTCEPIAVTSEIVSLMQPIAVSPFASSSRRSQGGSGNESVAYPIGSRRRLAVTLIEVVFSIGVILIGLVGLMSILPLAGHRAQDSIDFSVGAAVADSVADEILARDLISSGTLALADGITAFTRTTQNVGGTDFVFVEPFCVDPLLIADRPIQTESGTPSSGSFNAAVFPMFGAVSDPLLNPSTANSLATTGFANQPRMARLGLPALGLTANQRLEVARTLVERFDDINFVRPKDRSLPASLNGLTAVSNGVEFGRSVPTGEYSWIVTVDPDQTSRYASMSVVVLRNRDRVTEFPNDDTVEPASNIQSERLAYVANSVGFTGGSGGQVTLLWTGNITPNLRSNDWVMLSRTLRPTTSPASPLAQRQVHRWYRVVSTDAEAQRLVPTSDTEVDGITVPSSSGRTGTEVWKRTVMLSGPDWAFDASPHSGGNFATYATIMDGVVSVTERTISLADF; this comes from the coding sequence ATGAGCAATCCCATCATTCAACAACGATCAAAACACCAGCCTCAAGGTTTCACCTGCGAGCCGATAGCGGTCACATCCGAAATCGTCTCTCTCATGCAGCCCATAGCGGTTTCACCTTTCGCTTCATCCTCCCGGCGAAGCCAGGGAGGGTCGGGAAACGAGTCTGTAGCTTACCCCATCGGCTCACGCCGTCGCTTGGCAGTGACGCTGATTGAAGTGGTCTTTTCAATCGGTGTGATCTTGATTGGCTTGGTCGGTTTGATGTCGATTTTGCCATTGGCCGGACACCGTGCGCAAGACTCGATCGATTTCTCGGTCGGAGCGGCTGTCGCGGATTCGGTTGCCGATGAGATTTTGGCGAGAGACTTGATTTCAAGCGGCACTTTAGCTTTGGCCGACGGGATAACTGCTTTTACAAGGACCACTCAAAATGTTGGGGGGACGGATTTTGTGTTTGTGGAACCGTTCTGTGTCGATCCATTGCTTATCGCAGATCGGCCAATTCAGACCGAATCGGGTACACCATCGAGTGGCTCGTTTAATGCCGCCGTCTTTCCGATGTTTGGTGCTGTGAGCGATCCATTGCTAAATCCTTCCACGGCGAATTCTTTAGCCACGACGGGCTTTGCTAACCAACCCAGAATGGCACGTCTTGGATTGCCTGCGTTGGGTTTGACGGCCAACCAACGACTGGAGGTCGCTCGGACGCTTGTCGAACGATTCGATGATATCAATTTTGTTCGTCCCAAGGATCGATCGTTACCCGCATCGCTAAACGGATTGACGGCCGTGAGTAATGGTGTCGAATTTGGCCGAAGTGTTCCGACGGGTGAGTACAGTTGGATCGTTACCGTCGACCCCGACCAGACCAGTCGTTATGCGTCGATGTCGGTTGTGGTTTTGCGAAATCGAGATCGGGTGACAGAATTTCCGAATGATGATACGGTCGAACCGGCATCGAACATCCAATCTGAACGTCTTGCCTATGTGGCGAATTCGGTTGGTTTCACAGGCGGTTCGGGAGGCCAGGTTACGCTGCTTTGGACGGGAAACATTACGCCAAACCTTCGCTCGAATGATTGGGTCATGCTTTCGCGAACCCTGCGTCCAACGACGTCTCCCGCTTCGCCGTTAGCTCAACGTCAAGTCCATCGTTGGTACCGCGTCGTATCGACCGATGCCGAGGCACAGCGTCTCGTCCCGACCTCGGATACCGAGGTCGATGGAATCACCGTCCCATCATCGAGCGGGCGGACGGGTACCGAGGTTTGGAAACGGACGGTGATGTTATCGGGACCGGATTGGGCGTTCGATGCCAGTCCGCACAGCGGCGGGAATTTTGCAACCTATGCAACGATCATGGACGGTGTTGTCTCGGTAACCGAGCGAACGATATCGCTCGCGGATTTTTGA
- a CDS encoding PulJ/GspJ family protein, whose product MTKRSGFTLVEMLVAMAVTLLMMAALARAFAFVGERVRDSRGNVGLTNELRDVTTRLRDELSRCTVTLEPNTGGLDQAGYFLYYEGPMSNATSSIFGDTVKEDVAEKGQPVSSRYGDLDDYLAFTAVAEPGSWFTGKVPAYVLTGAAAVPNAPMVSIQSKYAEIIYFANADRDATGTIIDLDDDGLPDRVSLYRRVLLIRPDLNSLATITGIPYTPLMPAVPNWLTAMADVHQMCDLSLRRGIDSNGNATGEVFANSLADLSKPHNRFAHVRKPFGANYTSMPVLALEPPLSLLINTPVDGTPPLLRPVDTSTNKDPIVLENEHGGFLQADFVLSGDRLGEDLVASNCRAFDLQIFDKSAPFKLTTNNLVVGPSDVGFREALKESTTGWIDGGGFVDLAYLMQAGGPARGWQARLLALNEAGNAGNTAFTASPSVPISRLQSEFSGLDPTATTYPTLAIHAYPSSLFKSGRVIVDNNDQIVFFQPAFDTYTSAYERDGFLQRVPASYHGGVLWNVNTVVDADEGADGIDNNGVSGVDDFLERDTSAPFTARPEAIRITVRQENPGTRQLQQMSVIHRDNR is encoded by the coding sequence ATGACAAAACGATCCGGCTTTACGCTTGTCGAGATGCTCGTCGCGATGGCGGTGACGCTATTGATGATGGCGGCACTCGCTCGCGCGTTTGCGTTTGTTGGCGAACGTGTGCGTGATAGTCGTGGCAATGTGGGACTGACGAACGAACTTCGCGATGTCACCACGCGGCTTCGAGATGAATTGAGCCGATGCACCGTCACACTCGAACCCAATACGGGAGGCCTCGATCAGGCTGGCTACTTTTTGTACTACGAAGGGCCGATGAGTAATGCGACTTCATCGATCTTTGGTGATACCGTTAAAGAGGATGTCGCTGAGAAAGGGCAACCCGTTTCCTCCCGTTATGGCGACTTGGATGACTATTTGGCGTTTACGGCGGTAGCAGAACCAGGATCCTGGTTCACCGGAAAAGTGCCAGCTTATGTTTTAACGGGAGCCGCCGCAGTACCGAATGCTCCTATGGTCTCCATCCAATCCAAGTACGCAGAGATTATTTACTTTGCCAATGCTGATCGAGACGCAACGGGGACGATCATTGATTTGGACGACGATGGATTGCCGGATCGTGTGTCGCTCTATCGACGAGTCCTGCTCATTCGTCCTGACTTGAATTCATTAGCGACAATAACAGGAATTCCCTATACACCACTTATGCCCGCGGTTCCAAATTGGCTAACGGCAATGGCTGACGTTCATCAGATGTGTGATCTGTCGTTGCGACGCGGGATTGACTCGAACGGAAACGCAACGGGTGAAGTATTCGCCAACTCGTTGGCCGATTTGTCAAAGCCGCACAATCGGTTTGCACATGTGCGAAAACCCTTCGGAGCGAATTATACTTCGATGCCGGTTCTGGCCCTCGAACCTCCACTAAGCCTCTTAATCAACACGCCGGTGGACGGAACACCGCCACTACTACGTCCGGTTGATACCTCAACGAACAAGGATCCCATCGTTTTAGAGAATGAGCATGGTGGGTTTCTTCAAGCCGATTTCGTGCTCTCAGGAGATCGACTTGGAGAAGATCTCGTCGCCAGCAATTGTCGCGCTTTTGACCTTCAGATCTTTGACAAATCCGCTCCTTTCAAGCTGACAACGAACAATCTTGTGGTTGGACCTTCGGATGTCGGATTTCGTGAAGCATTGAAAGAATCGACGACTGGCTGGATCGACGGAGGTGGCTTTGTTGATCTGGCATACTTGATGCAGGCAGGCGGACCGGCCAGAGGATGGCAAGCCCGATTGCTGGCACTCAATGAGGCGGGGAATGCGGGTAATACGGCGTTCACCGCTAGTCCCTCGGTTCCGATCAGCCGACTTCAATCCGAGTTTTCAGGGTTGGATCCGACGGCTACCACCTATCCGACGCTAGCGATTCACGCTTATCCGTCGTCCCTTTTCAAATCGGGACGCGTTATCGTCGATAACAATGACCAGATCGTCTTTTTTCAACCTGCGTTTGATACGTACACGTCGGCCTACGAGAGAGACGGTTTCTTGCAGCGAGTTCCGGCTTCCTATCACGGCGGCGTGCTTTGGAATGTGAATACAGTCGTTGACGCCGACGAAGGGGCCGACGGCATCGACAACAACGGCGTCAGCGGAGTCGATGACTTCTTGGAACGAGATACCTCGGCTCCCTTCACTGCACGCCCTGAAGCGATCCGCATTACGGTCAGGCAAGAGAATCCCGGAACACGCCAACTCCAACAAATGTCGGTCATCCACCGCGATAATCGGTAG
- a CDS encoding type II secretion system protein codes for MIWPPIARRNRRSVTGFTLVEILVVLIIIGVMSAMVMTAVTGVTNSARTSRTRTIIATIDSVIQEQYESFKYRPLPVEIVDMSQGITDADMQLSREVLAVEAARVRLLMLRDLQRMEMPDRYSDIYNGPIQPRAAANLVKIAEVDIPPNIKEGDIIGTRTAKDSRYPVVVSSIDSAKRTAYLSRLPATLPTAEPEKTLFYTNQSAECLYLIMATSFVGGTPAIDMIPSSNTGDTDGDGIPEILDGWGQPIGFVRWPVGYYDPTGSLDVTVPDEFDLFRSDFAYSDIPTESETPSSDAVVRAVSVNTAQNSVFPWSLRPLIISAGEDSQFGIAFNPYRTIDDPSDPEDPGLDTFSYVNSAWKWRVDAKNMGTTEYLGRGDGSFNYIVPDPYMRSFIRLNDPDIILRSATNRRLIGEPLSADRDPVLADNITNFALQESR; via the coding sequence ATGATCTGGCCTCCAATCGCTAGACGAAACCGACGATCGGTAACTGGCTTCACGCTGGTCGAGATCTTGGTGGTTTTAATCATCATCGGCGTGATGAGTGCGATGGTCATGACGGCCGTCACCGGGGTCACCAACAGTGCCCGAACCTCTCGCACCCGAACCATCATCGCGACCATCGATAGCGTGATCCAGGAACAGTACGAGAGTTTCAAGTACCGTCCGTTGCCAGTGGAAATCGTCGACATGAGCCAAGGGATCACGGATGCGGATATGCAACTGAGCCGCGAAGTTTTAGCCGTAGAGGCAGCTCGCGTGCGACTTTTAATGTTGCGAGATTTACAGCGGATGGAGATGCCCGATCGCTATAGCGACATTTACAACGGTCCCATCCAACCCCGCGCTGCGGCGAACTTAGTGAAGATTGCGGAAGTGGATATTCCGCCCAATATTAAAGAAGGTGACATCATTGGCACCCGAACCGCAAAGGACAGCCGATATCCGGTTGTGGTTTCTTCCATCGATTCAGCAAAGCGTACGGCTTACCTAAGTCGACTGCCTGCGACGCTTCCGACGGCCGAGCCTGAAAAAACGCTTTTTTATACAAACCAAAGCGCCGAATGTTTGTATTTGATCATGGCGACTTCATTCGTGGGGGGGACACCTGCGATCGACATGATTCCATCTTCGAACACGGGAGACACCGATGGGGACGGAATCCCCGAGATCTTGGATGGATGGGGGCAACCGATCGGTTTTGTCCGTTGGCCGGTTGGCTACTACGATCCCACAGGATCGTTGGATGTGACCGTTCCCGACGAGTTTGATCTGTTTCGGTCCGACTTCGCTTATTCGGATATCCCTACCGAGAGCGAGACACCATCGAGCGATGCCGTCGTACGGGCAGTCAGCGTCAATACGGCACAAAACAGCGTCTTTCCTTGGTCACTACGCCCTTTGATCATTTCCGCTGGCGAAGACAGTCAGTTTGGTATCGCGTTCAATCCCTATCGCACGATCGATGACCCCTCCGATCCTGAAGACCCTGGCTTGGACACGTTTAGCTATGTCAACTCGGCTTGGAAGTGGCGGGTTGACGCAAAGAACATGGGAACAACCGAGTATCTTGGACGAGGCGATGGTTCGTTCAATTACATCGTACCGGATCCCTACATGCGGTCGTTCATCCGCCTGAACGATCCAGACATAATACTTCGATCGGCAACCAATCGTCGTCTGATCGGCGAACCACTTTCCGCAGACCGTGACCCCGTGCTGGCTGACAATATCACGAACTTCGCATTACAGGAGTCGAGATAA
- a CDS encoding pilus assembly FimT family protein, translating to MRRMFRRYRNRIMVKAFTLIELLIVLFIMSVLAAIALPTAKGLIEDQKGSRAARSIIAFFDVARSRAIAEGRYVGVRIERLDTATAFGQAASVQLRQLTGVPPYSGDASNAYATLKGSPINQAEFIAADCPLLLLSSQIINGVGPAVAPPIQIGDLLELPGGRMVPISGMAGVSPTASVVLTLQMKQSVLGGANTFPTATRGALNSAGDRVKFRIHRSPVPSSSNTLALPRGTAIDLNYSGVGITGNQFNPVSTTSDIDIIFGPSGSVFAAGGSTPLSMIYLCLGESDGVIPAGEDLYQQDRQGTANLMNLDSVWLMINPNSGKITASPIASVRSASIPTDVADRTDLSYLSDVDPVDIANNDSALADARSLAVQSVQIE from the coding sequence ATGAGACGCATGTTTAGACGTTACCGAAATCGGATCATGGTCAAGGCGTTTACGCTGATTGAGTTGCTTATCGTCCTTTTTATCATGTCCGTGTTGGCTGCGATCGCCTTGCCTACTGCCAAAGGTTTGATTGAGGATCAAAAGGGGTCACGAGCCGCACGTAGCATCATTGCTTTCTTCGACGTGGCTCGCAGCCGAGCGATCGCGGAAGGTCGATATGTCGGTGTACGGATTGAGCGACTCGATACCGCAACCGCGTTTGGACAAGCAGCCTCGGTGCAACTTCGCCAATTGACGGGGGTGCCTCCCTACTCGGGTGACGCATCGAATGCCTACGCAACCTTAAAAGGGTCGCCCATTAATCAAGCGGAGTTTATTGCAGCCGATTGCCCACTGCTGCTACTCAGTTCACAGATCATCAATGGCGTGGGCCCCGCCGTCGCGCCACCCATTCAAATCGGCGATCTACTCGAACTTCCTGGCGGGCGGATGGTTCCGATTTCGGGAATGGCGGGGGTCTCGCCGACAGCCTCTGTCGTGTTGACGCTACAGATGAAACAGAGCGTCCTTGGCGGTGCCAACACGTTTCCGACTGCGACCCGCGGTGCACTCAATTCGGCCGGAGACAGGGTTAAGTTTCGAATCCATCGCAGCCCCGTTCCTTCCTCATCCAACACGTTAGCGTTGCCACGCGGAACTGCGATCGACCTCAACTATTCAGGCGTTGGAATTACGGGAAATCAGTTTAATCCTGTATCTACCACTTCTGACATTGACATTATTTTTGGTCCAAGCGGTAGCGTCTTTGCCGCAGGCGGGTCGACGCCTCTATCAATGATCTATCTCTGTCTTGGCGAATCCGATGGAGTGATCCCGGCGGGGGAAGATCTTTATCAACAAGATCGTCAGGGGACAGCCAACTTAATGAATCTGGATTCCGTTTGGTTGATGATCAATCCCAACTCAGGAAAGATTACCGCGTCGCCAATTGCGTCGGTACGTTCGGCCAGCATTCCTACGGATGTCGCCGATCGAACGGACTTGAGTTACCTATCCGATGTCGACCCCGTCGACATCGCCAACAATGATTCTGCGCTAGCGGACGCCCGATCGTTAGCCGTCCAATCGGTGCAAATCGAATAA
- a CDS encoding aldo/keto reductase, whose protein sequence is MALPTCPLTENGIEVTQLGYGSMGLRGPNTWGIRTVDDPTAERILNQVLDLGINFIDTAPDYGIAEERIGRFIGSRRNEFFLATKCGCTPVQHDDHLEINHVWKKEVVEKNLQTSLKRMRTDRIDLLQFHGGDADTLVREGLVDQLKGFRDQGLIRYIGVSSKSPLLDELIDLDVFDTIQVPYSCLAPEHDEVITRASEKGIGVIVRGGVAHGGPDAAIQRDEVNRVWEEANLEEFVSANVSRAELILRFTLSHPGCSTTIVGTANEKHLKENVASAAKGPLEDDLVAEIKNRVSKLG, encoded by the coding sequence ATGGCTTTACCAACCTGCCCGCTCACCGAAAACGGAATCGAAGTGACCCAGCTTGGTTACGGAAGCATGGGACTGCGTGGACCGAACACCTGGGGCATCAGGACGGTTGACGATCCGACCGCAGAGCGGATTTTGAATCAAGTTCTCGATCTGGGAATCAACTTTATCGACACCGCTCCTGATTATGGAATCGCCGAAGAACGAATTGGTCGCTTTATCGGATCACGCCGGAATGAGTTCTTTTTGGCGACGAAATGTGGATGCACTCCAGTTCAACATGACGATCATTTAGAGATCAATCACGTCTGGAAAAAAGAGGTTGTCGAAAAAAATCTTCAAACCTCACTGAAAAGAATGCGAACCGATCGTATCGACCTGTTGCAATTTCACGGTGGTGATGCGGACACGTTGGTCCGCGAAGGATTGGTCGACCAATTGAAGGGATTCCGCGACCAAGGATTGATTCGGTACATCGGTGTGTCGAGCAAGTCACCGCTCTTGGACGAACTGATCGATCTTGATGTCTTTGACACCATTCAAGTCCCCTATTCCTGCTTGGCACCCGAACATGACGAGGTGATCACGCGAGCGAGCGAAAAAGGCATCGGAGTCATCGTACGTGGAGGCGTTGCCCATGGTGGACCAGATGCCGCGATCCAACGGGATGAAGTCAACCGTGTTTGGGAAGAAGCCAACCTCGAAGAATTCGTGTCCGCCAACGTTTCACGCGCTGAATTGATTTTGCGATTTACGCTGTCGCACCCAGGATGCAGTACGACCATTGTTGGAACAGCGAACGAAAAGCACTTAAAAGAAAACGTTGCCTCCGCAGCAAAAGGGCCGCTTGAGGATGACTTGGTCGCAGAGATCAAAAACCGAGTATCCAAGCTCGGTTAG
- the metH gene encoding methionine synthase, translating into MLQSTPTDILLPELLRERILVLDGAMGTMIQRLKLDEAAVRGERFANHHKDLKNFSDLLCLTHPDSITDIHDAYLAAGCDIVETNSFGASPVGMIEFDLPLALVDEINRAAVACARRATDHWNARTPDKPRFVAASIGPTTRQTAISTNVSDPAHRDTTFDEMKDSYRAQIEVLADAGVDILMPETAIDTLNLKACLFAMEDFFAAGGRRVPVMVSGTFDKGGRTFVSGQSVEAFVTSLSHFPLLSIGMNCALGPDVMRGHIEEMTNATSIPISCHPNAGLPNDMGNFDLGPKQMAEIVGEYADNGWINVLGGCCGTTPDHIAAIAERVKGKKPKQESSGPVYTRLSGQLPMVMRPEIPFTMIGERTNVTGSRKFARLVRSDNYDEAVEVAREQVLNGATIIDINFDDALLDGAEAMTRFLRLISGDDVAASVPVMIDSSRWEVIEAGLKNVQGKAIVNSISLKDGEQEFIRRAKLVRQYGAAAVVMAFDEDGQAADEENKVRICKRAYDLLVHKVGFPPEDIIFDPNILTVATGMDEHNNYAVDFINAVRRIKKECPGAKTSGGVSNISFSFRGNDPVREAMHSAFLYHAVKAGLDMGIVNAGQLEVYEEIPKDLLEHVEDVLLNRRSDATDRMLEFAETVKGSSKKKSGEDLTWRELPVVERMRHALIKGIDKYIVEDTEEARVHYDRCIQVIEGPLMDGMGIVGDLFGAGKMFLPQVVKSARVMKKAVAYLEPFMEEEKKAAGIEEHAARGKFLIATVKGDVHDIGKNIVGVVLQCNNYEVIDLGVMVSSDTILEEAEKHQVDIVGLSGLITPSLDEMVHVAREMKRKKMNIPLLVGGATTSAKHTAVRIAPAYDGATVHVLDASRSVNVVEKLISEENRDAYIAENRLLQEQLVASFKDRQQKLVPYATALEKRFQTDWKTVSVDKPSFTGVEVLKDFPLEQIRPYIDWSPFFMTWELKGKFPKIFEDKIVGEQARELYDDANSLLDEIIENKLLVANAAYGFWPANSEDDDIVLYSDESRSQELSRLHCLRQQWERKGTTDYRSLADYVAPVDSGREDYVGGFVVTTGHGAEALAKKYKADLDDYKAIMVQAVADRLAEAFAERMHEKARADWGFGQSEGLTKEEMIAEKYRGIRPAAGYPACPDHTEKRTLFELLDAEKNTGVELTSSYAMSPGAAVSGLYFGHPQSRYFSVDRITRDQVESYAKRKGKSIKEIERWLSPNLAYDPQ; encoded by the coding sequence ATGCTCCAATCCACCCCCACCGACATCCTTCTTCCCGAGTTGCTTCGTGAACGAATTTTAGTTCTAGATGGTGCGATGGGCACCATGATTCAGCGTTTGAAGTTGGACGAAGCGGCCGTTCGGGGCGAGCGGTTTGCAAACCATCACAAAGATCTAAAGAATTTTTCGGATCTGCTCTGCCTGACGCATCCCGACTCGATCACCGATATTCACGACGCCTACTTGGCGGCTGGCTGCGACATTGTTGAGACCAATTCATTTGGGGCATCGCCTGTTGGGATGATTGAATTCGATCTGCCGTTGGCATTGGTGGATGAGATCAACCGCGCGGCCGTTGCCTGCGCTCGGCGTGCGACCGATCATTGGAACGCACGAACGCCAGACAAACCTCGTTTCGTCGCCGCATCGATTGGCCCGACGACGCGGCAAACCGCGATCAGTACGAACGTTTCCGATCCGGCACACCGTGATACGACGTTTGATGAAATGAAGGACAGCTACCGAGCGCAAATCGAAGTGCTCGCCGATGCGGGCGTCGACATTTTAATGCCCGAGACAGCGATCGACACCTTAAACTTAAAGGCATGTCTGTTTGCAATGGAGGATTTCTTTGCCGCGGGTGGTCGCCGGGTTCCGGTGATGGTCAGTGGTACGTTCGATAAGGGGGGACGGACGTTCGTCAGCGGCCAATCGGTCGAGGCGTTTGTCACTTCGCTTTCGCATTTCCCGCTGTTGTCGATCGGCATGAACTGTGCGCTTGGTCCGGACGTGATGCGCGGTCATATCGAAGAGATGACTAACGCGACGAGCATTCCCATCAGTTGCCACCCCAATGCTGGTTTGCCCAACGATATGGGCAATTTTGATCTTGGTCCCAAACAGATGGCCGAGATCGTCGGTGAATATGCTGACAATGGATGGATCAATGTCCTAGGCGGTTGCTGTGGAACGACGCCCGATCACATCGCAGCCATAGCGGAACGAGTCAAAGGCAAAAAACCAAAACAAGAATCGAGCGGTCCCGTCTACACTCGGCTATCAGGTCAATTGCCGATGGTCATGCGCCCGGAGATTCCGTTCACGATGATTGGTGAACGGACCAACGTGACCGGCAGCCGAAAATTTGCACGCTTGGTTCGCAGCGACAACTATGACGAAGCGGTCGAAGTGGCTCGTGAACAAGTGCTTAACGGTGCGACCATTATCGACATCAACTTCGATGACGCATTGCTTGACGGTGCTGAAGCGATGACACGTTTTTTGCGTTTGATTTCGGGCGATGATGTCGCGGCTTCGGTTCCCGTGATGATTGACAGTAGCCGTTGGGAGGTGATCGAAGCGGGACTAAAAAACGTCCAAGGAAAAGCGATCGTTAACTCCATCTCCCTCAAAGATGGGGAACAAGAGTTTATCCGCCGAGCCAAGTTGGTTCGGCAATACGGTGCGGCCGCCGTTGTGATGGCCTTCGATGAGGACGGCCAAGCTGCGGATGAAGAAAACAAGGTGCGAATTTGTAAGCGGGCCTACGATCTACTCGTTCACAAAGTCGGCTTCCCCCCCGAGGATATCATCTTTGACCCCAACATTCTGACCGTTGCTACCGGGATGGATGAGCACAATAACTATGCGGTCGATTTCATCAACGCCGTTCGCCGAATCAAAAAGGAATGCCCAGGTGCAAAGACAAGCGGCGGGGTCAGTAACATTAGCTTTAGTTTCCGAGGGAACGATCCGGTTCGCGAAGCGATGCATAGCGCGTTCTTGTACCATGCCGTCAAAGCGGGTCTCGACATGGGGATCGTCAACGCGGGGCAATTGGAGGTTTACGAAGAGATCCCCAAGGATCTTCTCGAGCATGTCGAAGATGTCCTGCTTAACCGTCGCAGCGATGCCACCGACCGAATGTTGGAATTTGCCGAAACGGTCAAGGGCAGCAGCAAAAAGAAATCAGGCGAGGATTTGACGTGGCGGGAATTGCCCGTTGTCGAACGAATGAGACACGCACTCATCAAAGGAATCGACAAGTACATTGTCGAAGATACCGAGGAAGCACGCGTGCACTACGACCGTTGTATCCAAGTGATCGAAGGACCGCTGATGGATGGCATGGGCATTGTCGGCGACCTATTCGGTGCCGGTAAGATGTTCTTGCCTCAAGTGGTCAAGTCCGCTCGAGTGATGAAGAAGGCAGTCGCCTATCTCGAACCGTTTATGGAAGAAGAGAAGAAAGCCGCTGGGATCGAAGAGCATGCCGCGCGCGGAAAGTTCTTGATCGCTACGGTGAAGGGGGATGTCCATGATATTGGCAAGAACATCGTCGGTGTCGTTTTGCAGTGTAACAATTACGAAGTGATCGATTTGGGCGTGATGGTTTCCAGCGACACGATCCTGGAGGAAGCCGAAAAGCATCAAGTCGACATCGTTGGACTTAGCGGCTTGATCACGCCAAGCCTAGACGAAATGGTCCATGTCGCTCGAGAGATGAAACGAAAGAAGATGAACATACCGCTGTTAGTCGGCGGGGCGACCACCAGTGCGAAGCATACAGCGGTGCGAATTGCGCCCGCTTACGACGGAGCAACCGTGCATGTACTCGACGCCAGTCGCAGTGTGAATGTGGTTGAAAAGCTTATCAGCGAAGAGAACCGTGACGCTTACATCGCCGAAAATCGATTGTTGCAAGAACAGCTTGTCGCTAGTTTTAAAGATCGCCAACAAAAACTTGTTCCCTATGCAACCGCTCTCGAAAAACGATTTCAAACCGATTGGAAGACCGTTTCCGTCGACAAACCTTCGTTCACGGGCGTCGAGGTTTTGAAGGATTTCCCACTCGAGCAAATTCGACCCTACATCGATTGGTCGCCGTTCTTTATGACTTGGGAATTGAAGGGAAAATTCCCGAAAATCTTTGAGGATAAAATTGTCGGCGAACAGGCGAGAGAACTTTACGATGACGCCAATTCGCTGCTCGATGAGATCATCGAAAATAAACTTCTCGTGGCCAATGCAGCCTACGGCTTTTGGCCCGCGAATTCCGAGGACGACGACATCGTACTCTACAGCGATGAATCGCGGAGCCAAGAATTGTCACGGCTTCATTGCCTGCGCCAACAATGGGAACGGAAAGGGACGACCGATTACCGCTCGCTGGCCGACTACGTCGCTCCAGTCGATAGTGGACGAGAGGATTACGTTGGCGGTTTCGTTGTCACCACCGGTCACGGTGCCGAAGCATTGGCGAAGAAGTACAAAGCCGATCTCGATGATTATAAGGCAATCATGGTCCAGGCAGTCGCGGATCGCTTGGCCGAGGCGTTTGCCGAACGGATGCACGAAAAAGCTCGCGCGGATTGGGGGTTCGGGCAATCCGAGGGATTAACCAAAGAGGAGATGATCGCCGAAAAGTATCGCGGCATTCGTCCCGCTGCGGGCTACCCCGCTTGCCCCGATCATACCGAAAAACGAACACTGTTCGAATTGCTGGATGCGGAGAAGAACACGGGCGTCGAGCTAACGAGTAGCTATGCGATGTCACCAGGAGCCGCCGTCAGTGGTTTGTACTTCGGACATCCCCAATCGCGATACTTTTCAGTCGACCGGATCACTCGCGACCAAGTCGAATCCTATGCAAAGCGGAAAGGCAAGTCGATAAAAGAAATCGAGCGTTGGCTAAGTCCGAACTTGGCCTACGATCCGCAGTAA